A window of Streptomyces sp. SAI-127 contains these coding sequences:
- a CDS encoding M14 family zinc carboxypeptidase → MHTTRTVPARPVLLIALTGSLLLTPNSASADPEPPTRESAGDHGVARAPESATLRALTAPTTGFTDTTRGYPREQVLTPDPVNPADKSVKLGLTPYHAIAPRLNALQRLGDRVSVEVAGRSAGGHRLYLVTVTAPETTAQARAQERMRELIENAPASAAKSGEIRAGYKAPVFFNNNIHGNEWEGTDASLKLIEQLATAEDARTKSLLAHSRLYFNITANPDGRIAGTRANAGGFDLNRDFVTASQPEVRAMRQIEIDKQPAVMLDLHGYVNGTLIEPTTPPHGENYEYDLFLKNTYANALGMEAAVNGLGYTPAQDGVEPAQIPFRDQEEGWDDWPPIFTPQYAAFHGTVAAHTVEIPLAVNNSLYDSLPVAELRRRSAINTTVAGAAIRATLDFVQEKRTSLIADQIEVFRRGAAGAAQVPVSEETVPGVPGIGPEDVYTTDFPRAYVIPSGSTAAARLVDHLLANDVRVSRASRDLRLGGRTYPKGSYVVDMRQPKRGLANVLLADGRDISDKVSVMYDISGWSLGRLWGATVTPVTTGSLAGAPLRRVRAAAPVGRLAPRGDLRLRLTDPQEIAALNSLLRQGVPVRRAADGSAIVPASARKPAAEAARTYDVVLDTTRQTGTAALHRTRVAAAVTPGELFALREMNFEVTPVSTAVLNAGFDWSSVDVLFVSAGLDRDALTTGARTALDAFLGAGHGLVGRGVAGAELSAATGLLAAKPVEGNGDANGVVRVVNSGPVTAGAPDHGFVYAPVWFTDLGPGVRVEQSYATGAPLVSGHWRPLPDGSGGPAAAAGQASVVSGQRAVLFGTEPLFRDHPKGEFAQVGRALFTMAHASSG, encoded by the coding sequence GTGCACACCACGAGAACCGTTCCTGCGAGACCCGTCCTGCTCATCGCCCTCACCGGCTCGCTGCTGCTCACCCCGAACAGCGCGAGCGCCGACCCCGAGCCCCCCACCCGCGAGAGCGCCGGCGACCATGGCGTGGCCCGGGCCCCGGAGAGCGCCACCCTGCGGGCGCTCACCGCCCCTACCACCGGCTTCACGGACACCACCCGGGGCTATCCCCGCGAGCAGGTCCTCACCCCCGACCCCGTGAACCCGGCGGACAAGTCCGTCAAGCTGGGTCTCACCCCCTATCACGCGATCGCCCCGAGGCTGAACGCCCTTCAGCGGCTGGGCGACCGGGTGAGCGTCGAGGTCGCGGGGCGTTCGGCGGGCGGGCACCGGCTCTACCTGGTCACCGTGACCGCCCCGGAGACCACCGCCCAGGCCCGCGCCCAGGAGCGGATGCGCGAGCTGATCGAGAACGCGCCCGCGAGCGCCGCCAAGTCAGGGGAGATCAGGGCCGGTTACAAGGCGCCCGTCTTCTTCAACAACAACATCCACGGCAACGAGTGGGAGGGCACGGACGCCTCCCTGAAGCTCATTGAGCAGCTCGCGACCGCTGAGGACGCACGCACGAAGAGCCTTCTCGCCCACTCCCGCCTGTACTTCAACATCACCGCGAACCCCGACGGCCGTATCGCCGGAACCCGCGCGAACGCGGGCGGCTTCGACCTGAACCGGGATTTCGTGACCGCCTCGCAGCCCGAGGTGCGGGCGATGCGGCAGATCGAGATCGACAAGCAGCCCGCCGTGATGCTCGACCTGCACGGGTACGTCAACGGCACGCTCATCGAGCCCACCACTCCCCCGCACGGCGAGAACTACGAGTACGACCTCTTCCTGAAGAACACCTACGCCAACGCCCTGGGCATGGAGGCCGCCGTCAACGGCCTCGGCTACACACCCGCGCAGGACGGTGTCGAGCCTGCGCAGATCCCCTTCCGGGACCAGGAGGAGGGCTGGGACGACTGGCCGCCGATCTTCACCCCGCAGTACGCGGCCTTCCACGGCACGGTCGCCGCGCACACGGTCGAGATCCCGCTGGCCGTCAACAACTCCCTCTACGACAGCCTGCCCGTCGCGGAGCTGCGGCGCCGGTCCGCGATCAACACGACCGTGGCGGGCGCCGCCATCAGGGCGACGCTCGACTTCGTGCAGGAGAAGCGCACGTCGCTGATCGCCGACCAGATCGAGGTCTTCCGGCGCGGGGCGGCGGGGGCCGCACAGGTGCCGGTGTCCGAGGAGACGGTCCCCGGGGTGCCGGGCATCGGGCCCGAGGACGTGTACACCACGGACTTCCCCCGCGCGTACGTGATTCCCTCGGGCTCGACGGCCGCCGCCCGGCTCGTCGACCACCTTCTCGCCAACGACGTCCGCGTCAGCCGCGCGAGTCGCGACCTGCGGCTCGGCGGACGGACGTATCCGAAGGGCTCGTACGTCGTCGACATGCGCCAGCCGAAGCGGGGCCTGGCGAACGTGCTGCTCGCGGACGGGCGGGACATCAGCGACAAGGTCTCGGTGATGTACGACATCTCGGGCTGGAGCCTGGGCCGGCTGTGGGGCGCGACGGTCACGCCGGTGACGACGGGGAGCCTCGCCGGTGCGCCGCTGAGGCGCGTCCGGGCCGCCGCGCCCGTGGGTCGTCTCGCCCCGCGCGGCGATCTGCGGCTGCGGCTGACCGACCCGCAGGAGATCGCGGCGCTCAACTCGCTGCTCCGGCAGGGCGTTCCGGTACGGCGGGCCGCCGACGGCAGTGCGATCGTGCCCGCGTCGGCGCGGAAGCCTGCCGCCGAAGCCGCTCGCACCTACGACGTCGTCCTCGACACGACCCGGCAGACCGGCACGGCCGCACTGCACCGCACACGCGTGGCCGCCGCCGTGACTCCCGGCGAGCTGTTCGCGCTGCGGGAGATGAACTTCGAGGTCACCCCGGTCTCGACGGCCGTCCTGAACGCCGGTTTCGACTGGTCGTCGGTGGACGTGCTGTTCGTGTCGGCGGGGCTGGACCGCGACGCCCTCACCACCGGGGCCCGCACGGCCCTGGACGCCTTCCTGGGCGCCGGGCACGGGCTCGTCGGCCGCGGGGTCGCCGGGGCCGAACTGAGCGCGGCCACGGGGCTGCTGGCCGCGAAGCCGGTGGAGGGCAACGGGGACGCCAACGGCGTGGTGCGCGTGGTGAACTCGGGTCCGGTGACGGCCGGGGCCCCGGACCACGGGTTCGTCTACGCGCCGGTCTGGTTCACCGATCTCGGGCCCGGGGTGCGGGTGGAACAGTCGTACGCCACCGGCGCTCCGCTGGTCTCCGGGCACTGGCGGCCCCTGCCGGACGGCTCCGGCGGGCCCGCCGCCGCGGCCGGGCAGGCCTCGGTCGTCAGCGGCCAAAGGGCCGTTCTGTTCGGCACCGAGCCTCTCTTCAGGGATCATCCGAAGGGGGAGTTCGCCCAGGTCGGGCGGGCATTGTTCACCATGGCACACGCGAGCAGCGGCTGA
- a CDS encoding EI24 domain-containing protein: MRDLGAGFHYLLKGQRWVARHGKQYGFGLIPGLITLVLYVAALVALATWGEDFVSWATPFADDWSSPWQGLFRGFLTVVLFALALLLAVLTFTAVTLLIGQPFYENLSEKVDRDVSPDGTAPESGLPLWRELWISARDSLRIVVRAVLWAVLLFALGFIPVVGQTVVPVIGFFVTGFFLTEELTAVALQRRGVDLRARLTLLRSRKTLIWGFGTPLALAFVVPFVAVFLMPGAVAGATLMARELLGEETRDGEDESDEADEETVSDGLAT; the protein is encoded by the coding sequence ATGCGTGATCTCGGGGCGGGCTTCCACTATCTCCTGAAGGGCCAGCGGTGGGTGGCCCGGCACGGCAAGCAGTACGGTTTCGGCCTGATCCCGGGCCTGATCACCCTGGTGCTGTATGTGGCGGCGCTGGTCGCCCTGGCCACCTGGGGCGAGGACTTCGTGTCCTGGGCGACGCCGTTCGCCGACGACTGGTCGAGCCCGTGGCAGGGCCTGTTCCGGGGCTTCCTCACGGTGGTCCTGTTCGCGCTGGCCCTTCTCCTCGCGGTCCTGACCTTCACGGCGGTCACCCTCCTGATAGGCCAGCCCTTCTACGAGAACCTCTCGGAGAAGGTCGACCGGGACGTCTCCCCGGACGGCACGGCCCCCGAGTCCGGCCTCCCGCTCTGGCGCGAGCTGTGGATCTCGGCGAGGGACAGCCTCCGCATCGTCGTCCGGGCCGTCCTGTGGGCGGTCCTGCTCTTCGCCCTGGGGTTCATCCCCGTGGTCGGCCAGACCGTGGTCCCGGTGATCGGCTTCTTCGTGACGGGCTTCTTCCTCACCGAGGAGCTCACCGCGGTGGCCCTCCAGCGCCGAGGCGTCGACCTCCGGGCCCGCCTCACCCTCCTCCGCTCCCGCAAAACCCTCATCTGGGGCTTCGGCACCCCCCTGGCCCTGGCCTTCGTGGTCCCCTTCGTCGCGGTGTTCCTGATGCCGGGCGCGGTGGCGGGGGCGACGCTGATGGCACGGGAACTGCTGGGGGAGGAGACCCGGGACGGGGAGGACGAGTCGGACGAGGCCGACGAGGAGACGGTGTCCGATGGGCTCGCCACCTGA
- a CDS encoding GNAT family N-acetyltransferase, producing the protein MGSPPEPTVRPATASDADAVFRLLAGFATTYRPDPDRFTTVTFPEVLRAAAEGRAEFLVAERNTQVIGYAYAVRMPTLFAGGTLLELLELAVATPLRGRGTGSRLVRAMQDRARHAQDVEMTVPTRRAADFYRRLGFTETATYLKWPSPPPPPESPGPAR; encoded by the coding sequence ATGGGCTCGCCACCTGAGCCGACGGTCCGCCCGGCGACCGCCTCGGACGCGGACGCCGTCTTCCGGCTCCTCGCCGGCTTCGCGACCACCTACCGTCCCGACCCCGACCGCTTCACGACCGTCACCTTTCCCGAGGTGCTGCGGGCGGCCGCCGAAGGCCGTGCCGAGTTCCTGGTGGCGGAGCGGAACACCCAGGTGATCGGCTACGCCTACGCGGTCCGGATGCCGACCCTGTTCGCGGGCGGCACGCTCCTCGAACTCCTCGAACTCGCCGTGGCCACGCCCCTGCGCGGCCGCGGCACGGGCTCCCGGCTCGTCCGGGCCATGCAGGACCGCGCGCGGCACGCCCAGGACGTGGAGATGACCGTACCGACGCGCAGGGCCGCCGACTTCTACCGCCGCCTGGGCTTCACCGAGACGGCGACCTACCTCAAGTGGCCTTCTCCACCGCCACCACCAGAATCGCCCGGACCTGCGCGATGA
- a CDS encoding pyroglutamyl peptidase: protein MTSLRVRIGILGLALLAGSAAPASPAAAAAAPPPTVEEQRLDRAVPREILERSGFDTVPLRFTRALGTARSYAEARKVVVRQGSALWKRAVDRAQGRGPAGGDLSRDDDRPLYWARLGMTREVRTWEPSFGLSEGQRAALLNELERTSRGQTGVRYPGGERLKRVMVTGFDPFTLDRDIRISNPSGASALALDGTVIETAEGPARVETVVFPVRWQDFTDRTVERALRPYLKKVDLFTTVSQGRVGRFDVERTNGAWRGGFPDNDNVGVTGVVPVRDPASQPQWTTTTLPYKAIVDADTGRFPVYDNTSVTEIPAGGTVPVVRADGPTAGSTARAGGGGNYLSNEIAYRVTLLRDRLGLHDVLPGGHVHTPVLEFGAGNTDPATGAVTDPGFVKNRLDIIAQVRAILVVAVEKAT from the coding sequence TTGACTTCCCTACGTGTTCGGATCGGCATCCTCGGACTGGCCCTGTTGGCGGGATCGGCGGCACCCGCGAGCCCGGCTGCGGCCGCGGCCGCGCCCCCACCCACGGTGGAGGAGCAGCGGCTCGACCGGGCCGTGCCACGGGAGATCCTCGAACGGTCCGGATTCGACACCGTGCCGCTCCGCTTCACGCGGGCGCTCGGAACGGCGCGTTCCTACGCGGAGGCGCGGAAGGTCGTCGTACGGCAGGGGTCCGCGCTGTGGAAGCGGGCCGTCGACCGGGCGCAGGGGCGGGGGCCGGCGGGTGGGGATCTGAGCCGGGACGACGATCGGCCCCTGTACTGGGCGCGGTTGGGGATGACCCGTGAAGTGCGCACCTGGGAGCCGTCCTTCGGGCTCTCCGAGGGACAACGTGCCGCACTGCTGAACGAGTTGGAGCGGACCTCGCGGGGGCAGACCGGTGTGCGGTATCCGGGCGGGGAACGGCTGAAGCGGGTCATGGTGACCGGGTTCGATCCGTTCACGCTGGACCGGGACATACGGATCTCGAATCCGTCGGGGGCGAGTGCGCTCGCGCTCGACGGGACGGTGATCGAGACGGCGGAGGGTCCTGCGCGGGTGGAGACCGTCGTCTTTCCCGTGCGGTGGCAGGACTTCACGGACCGGACCGTGGAGCGGGCGCTGCGGCCGTATCTGAAGAAGGTGGATCTCTTCACGACCGTGAGTCAGGGGCGGGTGGGGCGGTTCGACGTCGAGCGGACCAACGGGGCCTGGCGGGGCGGCTTTCCGGACAACGACAACGTCGGGGTGACGGGGGTGGTGCCGGTTCGGGATCCGGCCTCGCAACCGCAGTGGACGACGACGACGCTGCCGTACAAGGCGATCGTGGACGCGGACACCGGGCGTTTTCCCGTCTACGACAACACGAGCGTGACCGAGATCCCGGCGGGCGGGACCGTGCCTGTCGTACGGGCGGACGGGCCGACCGCGGGGTCCACTGCGCGGGCCGGGGGCGGCGGGAACTATCTCTCCAACGAGATCGCCTACCGGGTCACGCTGCTGCGGGACCGCCTCGGACTGCACGACGTGCTGCCGGGTGGGCATGTGCACACGCCTGTGCTGGAGTTCGGGGCCGGAAACACGGATCCCGCGACGGGGGCGGTGACCGATCCGGGGTTCGTGAAGAACCGGCTGGACATCATCGCGCAGGTCCGGGCGATTCTGGTGGTGGCGGTGGAGAAGGCCACTTGA
- a CDS encoding RidA family protein codes for MQITLDNPAGAPQPLSPYYSQVARVQQADGSALLFVSGQIAEGATLAEQSRGVFETLAALLEAHGASLADVINIRTYLTDISELEEYGAVRREFLTGTPPTSMTFEVSRLFRPEARIEIEIVAAVPGAG; via the coding sequence ATGCAGATCACCCTCGACAACCCCGCCGGCGCACCCCAGCCGCTGAGCCCCTACTACTCCCAGGTCGCCCGCGTGCAACAGGCCGACGGCAGCGCCCTGTTGTTCGTCTCCGGCCAGATCGCCGAGGGCGCCACGCTCGCCGAACAGTCCCGCGGCGTCTTCGAGACCCTCGCCGCGCTGCTGGAGGCGCACGGGGCGAGTCTGGCCGACGTGATCAACATCCGCACCTACCTCACCGACATCTCCGAGCTGGAGGAGTACGGCGCCGTACGAAGGGAGTTCCTCACCGGCACCCCGCCCACCAGCATGACCTTCGAGGTGTCCCGGCTCTTCCGGCCGGAGGCACGGATAGAGATCGAAATCGTGGCGGCGGTGCCGGGGGCCGGGTGA
- a CDS encoding YrdB family protein produces the protein MKAANSGVLFLIELGALAGAAYWGFTQDVGASWLLGLAAPAVLVALWALFGSPRAKYRTSGAGRVGFELFWFGAGALALFAAGAQVWAFAFAVVCVVSKTLAAAWSQ, from the coding sequence ATGAAGGCAGCCAACTCGGGTGTTCTCTTCCTCATCGAGCTCGGCGCCCTGGCCGGTGCCGCGTACTGGGGTTTCACCCAGGACGTCGGCGCGTCCTGGCTGCTCGGCCTCGCCGCACCCGCCGTACTCGTCGCCCTGTGGGCGCTGTTCGGCTCACCGCGCGCGAAGTACAGGACGAGCGGCGCCGGTCGCGTCGGCTTCGAGCTGTTCTGGTTCGGGGCGGGCGCGCTCGCCCTGTTCGCCGCCGGAGCCCAGGTCTGGGCGTTCGCCTTCGCCGTCGTCTGCGTGGTGAGCAAGACGCTTGCCGCCGCCTGGAGCCAGTGA
- a CDS encoding TetR/AcrR family transcriptional regulator, with translation MSYGDAMNARTRSEERRAEIVRAALEVIAERGYRGASLAAVAERVGLTQQGLLHHFPTKDALLVAVLEERDKWDAVPNGSWRVDLLASLVEYNAMRPGIIQTFSALLGESVTEGHPAREYFTDRYTRVRASMTVALRAEYGDRLPNGLSPERTAPLLVAVMDGLQYQWLLDPESVDMPGAFRDFLRLLGETAE, from the coding sequence ATGTCGTACGGTGACGCCATGAACGCCAGGACCAGAAGCGAGGAGCGCCGGGCCGAGATCGTCCGGGCGGCCCTGGAGGTCATCGCCGAGCGCGGCTACCGGGGCGCGAGCCTGGCCGCGGTGGCCGAGCGGGTCGGGCTGACCCAGCAGGGGCTGCTGCACCACTTCCCGACGAAGGACGCGCTCCTCGTCGCGGTGCTGGAGGAGCGGGACAAGTGGGACGCGGTGCCCAACGGCAGCTGGCGGGTCGACCTGCTCGCCTCGCTCGTCGAGTACAACGCGATGCGGCCGGGGATCATCCAGACCTTCTCGGCGCTGCTCGGCGAGAGTGTGACGGAGGGGCATCCGGCGCGGGAGTACTTCACCGACCGCTACACCCGGGTGCGCGCGTCCATGACCGTGGCCCTGCGTGCCGAGTACGGCGACCGGCTGCCCAACGGGCTGAGCCCCGAACGCACCGCGCCGCTGCTGGTCGCGGTCATGGACGGCCTGCAGTACCAGTGGCTGCTGGACCCCGAGTCGGTGGACATGCCGGGGGCCTTCCGGGACTTTCTGCGACTGCTGGGCGAGACGGCGGAGTGA
- a CDS encoding glycoside hydrolase family 3 C-terminal domain-containing protein — MAAPTPADQAREAAVEAALAGLDLDAKARLLAGQDMWTLPALPEIGLDSLVMSDGPIGVRGVRWSADDPSIALPSPTALAAGWDPELARRAGMLLAQEARRKGVHVLLAPTVNLHRSPLGGRHFEAYSEDPYLTGRIGAGYVTGVQEGGVGTTVKHFVANDAETERFTVNNLVSERALRELYLAPFELIVENARPWGIMTAYNTVNGTTMTEHHHLVNEVLRGEWGFDGYNVSDWMAARSTKAAIEGGLDVAMPGPTTVYGEALAQAVRDGEVEESAVDTAVRNVLRLAARVGILAGAEPVVTELPETVDGIELAREVARRSFVLVRNEGALPLKPGTVALIGAAARDARVLGGGSATVFPDRIVSPLDGLTAALPEGTLSYAVGADPNTELAAADAGFTLEAVCRDAAGEVIGAASVPSGQIQWMGSDLPEGVTHDRLHTVEVKGTFTPRESGTHTFGIKGLGAFKLVVDGTTYYDDVQRTDEDDPFVTFFGAPEPRAQVELTAGEPVEVSLTHVVVLPEEVPMKVVTFSLAHQDPRRDPDELIAEAVEAARNADTAVVVVATTERVESEGYDRKDLALPGRQDELVHAVAAANPNTVVVVNSGSPVELPWREDVAAVLLGWFPGQEGGAALADVLTGAHEPGGRLPTTWGTLADAPVTRVAPEGGELPYDEGVFIGYAAWEKEGRTPAYPFGHGLGYTDWTYESVEVRGTTVRVRLRNSGSRAGREVVQVYLAPAGPDAERPARRLAGFAGAAAGPGESVEVTVEIPRRAFEIWDEKTSSWSYVKGSYEIQVGRSIGDRRVTATINV; from the coding sequence ATGGCGGCACCCACCCCCGCCGACCAGGCCCGCGAGGCGGCCGTCGAGGCGGCGCTGGCCGGGCTCGACCTCGATGCCAAGGCAAGGCTCCTGGCAGGCCAGGACATGTGGACCCTGCCCGCGCTCCCCGAGATCGGCCTGGACTCCCTCGTCATGTCGGACGGCCCGATCGGTGTCCGGGGCGTGCGCTGGAGCGCCGACGACCCGTCGATCGCCCTGCCCTCGCCGACCGCGCTGGCCGCCGGCTGGGACCCCGAACTCGCCCGCCGAGCAGGCATGCTGCTCGCCCAGGAGGCCCGCCGCAAGGGCGTCCACGTCCTCCTCGCCCCCACCGTCAACCTCCACCGCTCCCCGCTCGGCGGCCGCCACTTCGAGGCCTACAGCGAGGACCCGTATCTGACCGGACGGATCGGCGCCGGGTACGTCACCGGCGTACAGGAGGGCGGTGTCGGCACCACCGTCAAGCATTTCGTCGCCAACGACGCCGAGACCGAGCGCTTCACGGTGAACAACCTCGTCTCCGAACGCGCCCTGCGCGAGCTGTACCTGGCGCCCTTCGAGCTCATCGTCGAGAACGCCCGCCCGTGGGGCATCATGACCGCCTACAACACGGTCAACGGCACGACGATGACCGAGCACCACCACCTGGTCAACGAAGTCCTGCGCGGCGAATGGGGATTCGACGGCTACAACGTCTCCGACTGGATGGCCGCCCGCTCCACCAAGGCCGCCATCGAGGGCGGCCTCGACGTCGCCATGCCCGGTCCGACGACCGTCTACGGCGAGGCCCTCGCCCAGGCCGTGCGGGACGGCGAGGTCGAGGAGAGCGCGGTCGACACGGCCGTACGCAATGTGCTGCGGCTCGCCGCCCGCGTGGGAATCCTGGCCGGCGCCGAACCCGTCGTCACCGAGCTTCCGGAGACCGTCGACGGCATCGAACTGGCCCGCGAGGTCGCCCGCCGCTCCTTCGTGCTGGTCCGCAACGAAGGCGCGCTCCCGCTGAAGCCCGGCACGGTCGCCCTCATCGGCGCCGCCGCCCGCGACGCCCGTGTCCTCGGCGGCGGCTCCGCCACCGTCTTCCCCGACCGGATCGTCTCCCCGCTCGACGGCCTCACCGCCGCCCTCCCCGAAGGCACCCTCAGCTACGCCGTCGGCGCCGACCCCAACACCGAACTCGCCGCCGCCGACGCGGGGTTCACCCTCGAAGCGGTCTGCCGGGACGCGGCCGGCGAGGTCATCGGCGCGGCCTCCGTGCCCAGCGGCCAGATCCAGTGGATGGGTTCGGACCTCCCCGAGGGCGTCACCCACGACCGGCTGCACACCGTCGAGGTGAAGGGCACCTTCACCCCGCGCGAGAGCGGCACCCACACCTTCGGCATCAAGGGACTCGGCGCCTTCAAGCTGGTCGTCGACGGCACGACGTACTACGACGACGTCCAGCGCACCGACGAGGACGACCCCTTCGTCACCTTCTTCGGCGCCCCCGAGCCCCGCGCCCAGGTCGAACTGACCGCGGGCGAGCCGGTCGAGGTCTCCCTCACCCACGTCGTCGTCCTCCCCGAGGAGGTCCCGATGAAGGTCGTCACGTTCTCCCTCGCCCACCAGGACCCGCGGCGCGACCCCGACGAACTGATCGCCGAGGCCGTCGAGGCGGCGCGCAACGCCGACACGGCCGTCGTCGTGGTCGCCACCACCGAGCGCGTCGAGTCCGAAGGCTACGACCGCAAGGACCTCGCGCTCCCGGGCCGCCAGGACGAGCTGGTCCACGCGGTCGCCGCCGCCAACCCGAACACCGTCGTGGTCGTCAACTCCGGCTCCCCGGTGGAGCTGCCGTGGCGCGAGGACGTCGCCGCCGTCCTGCTCGGCTGGTTCCCCGGCCAGGAGGGCGGCGCGGCCCTCGCCGACGTGCTGACCGGCGCCCACGAGCCCGGTGGCCGCCTGCCCACCACCTGGGGCACCCTGGCCGACGCCCCGGTCACCCGGGTCGCTCCGGAGGGCGGCGAACTCCCTTACGACGAGGGCGTGTTCATCGGATACGCGGCCTGGGAGAAGGAGGGCCGCACCCCGGCCTACCCCTTCGGCCACGGCCTCGGCTACACCGACTGGACCTACGAGTCCGTCGAGGTCCGGGGCACCACCGTCCGGGTCCGGCTGCGCAACTCCGGTTCCCGCGCGGGCCGTGAGGTCGTCCAGGTCTATCTGGCGCCCGCCGGACCCGACGCCGAGCGCCCGGCCCGCCGGCTCGCCGGATTCGCGGGGGCCGCGGCCGGCCCCGGTGAGAGCGTCGAGGTCACCGTGGAGATCCCGCGCCGGGCCTTCGAGATCTGGGACGAGAAGACCTCGTCGTGGTCCTATGTGAAGGGTTCGTACGAAATCCAGGTGGGGCGCTCGATCGGGGACCGCCGGGTCACCGCGACGATTAACGTCTGA
- a CDS encoding aldose epimerase family protein, which yields MNELFATLSDGTPVHRWTLERAGVRVRILSYGGIVQSVEVPDRDGRTADVVLGFAELDGYLEHSGPYLGAFIGRYANRIAGGRFELDGLTYALAPNNAPNSLHGGENGFDKRVWDMEPAGEHGVRLSRVSAHGEEGFPGRLEVSGTYSLDESGALRIAYEAVTDAPTVVNLTNHSYFNLAGSGNAGGHELRIAASRFTPVDADLIPTGIEEVADTRFDFRRARKVGAGYDHNFVLDKGITERAVGVAELSDPGSGRVMTVATTEPGLQLYTADHLPEPFAPGDGIALETQHFPDSPNRPEFPSTVLRPGETYRSETVYGFTSR from the coding sequence ATGAACGAACTCTTCGCCACACTTTCCGACGGCACCCCGGTTCACCGCTGGACCCTGGAGCGCGCGGGCGTCCGCGTGCGGATCCTGTCGTACGGCGGGATCGTGCAGTCGGTCGAGGTTCCGGACCGGGACGGGCGGACGGCGGACGTGGTGCTGGGGTTCGCCGAGCTGGACGGATATCTGGAGCACTCCGGTCCGTATCTCGGCGCCTTCATCGGGAGGTACGCGAACCGGATCGCGGGCGGCCGCTTCGAGCTCGACGGGCTGACCTACGCCCTCGCCCCCAACAACGCGCCCAACTCCCTGCACGGCGGCGAGAACGGCTTCGACAAACGGGTGTGGGACATGGAGCCCGCCGGCGAGCACGGGGTGCGGCTGAGCCGGGTCAGCGCGCACGGCGAGGAGGGCTTCCCGGGGCGCCTCGAGGTCTCGGGGACGTACAGCCTGGACGAGTCGGGCGCGCTGCGGATCGCGTACGAGGCGGTCACCGACGCGCCGACCGTCGTCAACCTGACCAACCACAGCTACTTCAACCTGGCCGGTTCCGGGAACGCGGGCGGGCACGAACTGCGGATCGCCGCCTCGCGGTTCACCCCGGTGGACGCCGATCTGATCCCGACCGGCATCGAGGAGGTCGCGGACACGCGTTTCGACTTCCGTCGGGCGCGCAAGGTCGGCGCGGGCTACGACCACAACTTCGTGCTCGACAAGGGGATCACCGAGCGGGCCGTCGGGGTCGCCGAGTTGTCCGACCCCGGGTCCGGGCGAGTGATGACGGTGGCCACCACCGAGCCGGGGCTCCAGCTGTACACCGCGGACCATCTGCCCGAGCCCTTCGCGCCCGGCGACGGCATCGCGCTGGAGACCCAGCACTTCCCCGACTCCCCGAACCGGCCGGAGTTCCCGAGCACCGTGCTGCGGCCGGGAGAGACCTACCGCTCGGAGACCGTCTACGGATTCACGAGCCGGTAG
- a CDS encoding SGNH/GDSL hydrolase family protein, giving the protein MRKQGPRSRAVVAVLTAALLGVAGCDAVGGDAAGPTQKAKPSPKPTPAWDSSPASIAAVGDSITRGFDACGVLKDCPDVSWATGASTQVDSLAVRLLGRAKAAERSWNYAVSGARMADLSGQMAQAAARTPGLVTVMVGANDACRDSTAAMTSVSAFRSGFEDALSVLRKQAPKAQVYVASVPNLKRLWSEGRTNPLGKQVWKLGVCPSMLGDADALDAAATERRDTVQERVEAYNSVLKEVCAKDEHCRYDGGAVYDYRFGTDQLSHWDWFHPSVNGQARLAEIAYRKVRSVT; this is encoded by the coding sequence ATGCGCAAGCAGGGCCCCCGATCACGGGCCGTCGTCGCCGTCCTGACGGCGGCTCTCCTGGGCGTCGCCGGGTGTGACGCGGTGGGGGGCGACGCGGCGGGACCCACCCAGAAGGCCAAACCCTCGCCGAAGCCCACTCCGGCGTGGGACAGCAGCCCGGCTTCGATTGCCGCTGTGGGCGACTCGATCACGCGCGGCTTCGACGCCTGCGGGGTCCTGAAGGACTGTCCCGACGTGTCCTGGGCCACCGGCGCCAGCACCCAGGTCGACTCTCTCGCCGTACGGCTGCTGGGACGGGCGAAGGCGGCCGAGCGCAGCTGGAACTACGCGGTGTCCGGGGCACGGATGGCCGATCTGTCCGGGCAGATGGCGCAGGCGGCGGCGCGGACGCCCGGGCTGGTGACGGTGATGGTGGGTGCCAACGACGCCTGCCGGGACTCCACGGCGGCGATGACCTCTGTCTCCGCGTTCCGGTCCGGCTTCGAGGACGCGCTGAGCGTGCTGCGCAAGCAGGCGCCCAAGGCGCAGGTGTACGTGGCGAGCGTGCCGAACCTCAAGCGGCTGTGGTCCGAGGGCCGCACCAATCCGCTGGGCAAGCAGGTGTGGAAGCTGGGCGTGTGTCCGTCGATGCTGGGCGACGCGGACGCCCTGGACGCGGCGGCGACCGAGCGGCGGGACACCGTGCAGGAGCGCGTGGAGGCCTACAACTCCGTACTGAAGGAGGTGTGCGCGAAGGACGAGCACTGCCGGTACGACGGGGGCGCGGTGTACGACTACCGGTTCGGCACCGATCAGCTCAGCCACTGGGACTGGTTCCACCCGAGTGTGAACGGACAGGCGCGTCTGGCGGAGATCGCATACCGCAAGGTCAGGTCGGTGACTTAA